In a genomic window of Bradyrhizobium ontarionense:
- a CDS encoding type I polyketide synthase, with protein sequence MLSRCQRPLDFAQRQFDSAFAEVLLKEGFKVSSDSDVSSPNNIAVVGMAGRFPGASDLDEFWQLIRQGREGISFFSDQELVANGVHPRRLKDSNYVRAKGIIADADAFDAGFFGYAPAEAKSIDPQQRVFLECAWHALEDAGYDPRNIDALVGVYGGARFNTYAFGLKAGTPYDAQDLDEIDFLTGNDKDYLTTRVSFKLGLRGASVNVQSACSTSLVSVVLGIQSLQNFENDVVLAGGVRVSYPLKAGYQFSEDSILSSDGHCRTFDVDSSGTVFSDGVGIVVLKRLADAIRDRDRIRAVIKGGAVNNDGSLRAGFTAPSVTGQADVVAMALENAAIDPETVGYIECHGTATQLGDPIEVTALTQVFRSYTAKNAFCVLGSVKPNIGHLSAAAGIAGLIKTILMLERREIPPLALFRKQNPALPLSDASPFIINTELREWQSTGGPRRAGVSSFGLGGTNAHVVLEEAPQLHQPIERDMQTEIFPISARSRSTLDQTLHRLSQHVQNSSGPLSDIAYTLQSGRTAFTHRRAIVTREGAAPNFLGEDTVEGAADPTAPDVVFLFPGQGVQIPGIARGLSRSDPAFAEAVETAVSLLPDSIKDDIRLVLFATGEKARLTFLDTSIAQPALFILQYALARRFTDLGVRPSLLIGHSVGEYAAAHFAGILALKDALNLLVERGRLLKSTGEGSMLALALGIEEARRLLGPGCNIAAFNAPDSVVVSGHPAAIDALAASAENADLPFARLQTSRAFHSALVEPILSQFRACASAVAFSPAKVPVISTVTGMIVPPGDLMDADYWTLQLRQPVRFQQAIMTALEKPGRVFLEIGPDATLSRLAQRNDQKHTSKAIIPAMDGSNDLPVAHRLARSVARLWTTGVPIKWDAWRDRSTSRRVALPLTSFERTRHSFDPPRYDATDANDRPPAAIERRAVDRWLYQQAWRPAKLDDLPATPAGQGTVLILANQNAFGVALEREVRQHGWETVKVTPGTAFRDDGAEITVDPSEENACRKLDELLAARGVRLSAIFHAWLITDQTASHDRTVELGFNTLLNLSAAFVDGADDPPSVVAFSRQLFGVVPGDDVSPNAALLQGPIKVIPQEYPHARSRLVDLPAGRFSIAAAVRAALAPSLGDVVALRGEDVYVPFFEPIPKTVREDLRLRDGGTYLITGGLGGIGLSIATYLARNYRANLILTGREGLPEPATWERLLAERDPNDRVCKRIRSVLDLRKLGADVTTCCADTSDARAMGEVVQAAIARFSTIDGAIHAAGLPGSSLLSTLSTTKALAVLRPKTQGALVLADVLRAASPKFIALCSSHNSVLGRVGQSDYCAANAFLDAMATAGLDYTHVVSLNWGAWKDVGMAVDTVVPQELKDWRERTLAGAISPREGAEAFELAVTTGLRQVIISVDDFQTVVERHLHSEQDRIGHALHELAATKPTHVQSEGRADYVAPRNDLERQIARIWEQVLGVATIGIRDDFLSLGGHSLVATKLLARLRKETGKHLSLRDFMAAPTIAGISEALKDGAYQQAPSLAAPTITRVARLQSASVPQLSPNWLNSDETLTPLGFSLFFFSACDSSQGRSKYDLLMNCARFADERGFEAIWTPERHFNNFGGLYANPAITGAALATTTSRVGIRAGSVILPLHHPVRVAEEWSMVDNLSGGRTAIAFGSGWHVNDFVLAPDAHQKRKDMMLKGIEVVQKLWRGETIAAVNGANRNVTTRTFPRPTQKELPIWLTAESPDSFVTAGKLGFNVLTALLHQSMNDLEKNIAAYRQAYVASGRDPRGAKVTLMQHTYVGDDEPTVLTKAKAGYTEYVRSNMLLQSSNAQGIGGEDFETASEADIRQLADRAFDRIREITGLVGTVESCVRKVQRLRQAGVNEIACLIDFMPNEDEILEMLEALDRLRLESAAHPLATTA encoded by the coding sequence ATGCTTAGTCGCTGTCAACGACCTCTCGATTTCGCGCAACGTCAGTTCGACTCCGCATTCGCAGAGGTGCTCCTGAAAGAGGGATTCAAGGTGTCAAGTGATAGCGACGTTTCTTCGCCCAATAACATAGCCGTGGTTGGAATGGCCGGTCGGTTTCCCGGCGCGTCCGACCTCGATGAATTCTGGCAACTGATCCGGCAAGGCCGTGAAGGCATTTCCTTCTTCTCGGATCAAGAGCTCGTCGCTAATGGCGTTCATCCTCGACGACTGAAAGATTCCAACTACGTTCGGGCAAAGGGAATCATCGCGGACGCAGACGCATTCGATGCCGGCTTTTTCGGCTACGCCCCTGCTGAAGCAAAATCGATCGACCCGCAGCAACGGGTGTTCCTCGAGTGCGCATGGCACGCGCTGGAAGACGCCGGATACGATCCGCGGAATATCGACGCTCTCGTTGGCGTGTACGGCGGAGCGCGATTCAACACTTATGCGTTCGGCCTGAAGGCCGGCACTCCCTATGATGCGCAGGATCTGGACGAGATCGATTTTCTGACGGGAAACGACAAAGACTATCTTACGACCAGGGTTTCGTTCAAGCTCGGTTTGCGCGGCGCGAGCGTCAACGTCCAATCCGCTTGTTCGACATCCCTCGTTTCGGTCGTGCTCGGGATTCAAAGCCTTCAGAACTTTGAAAACGACGTCGTTCTCGCGGGCGGCGTACGCGTCTCCTATCCGCTCAAGGCCGGGTACCAGTTCAGCGAAGACAGTATTCTGTCAAGCGACGGCCATTGCCGCACCTTCGATGTCGACAGCTCGGGCACGGTTTTCAGCGACGGCGTCGGAATTGTCGTGCTCAAGCGGCTGGCGGACGCCATCCGCGACCGCGACCGAATTCGCGCCGTCATCAAAGGCGGCGCTGTCAATAATGACGGCAGCCTCCGCGCCGGCTTCACGGCGCCCAGCGTGACCGGACAGGCCGACGTCGTTGCGATGGCGCTTGAGAATGCCGCGATCGATCCGGAGACCGTTGGCTATATCGAATGCCACGGAACGGCAACGCAACTTGGCGATCCGATCGAGGTGACTGCGCTCACGCAGGTCTTCCGGAGCTACACGGCGAAGAATGCGTTCTGCGTGCTTGGTTCCGTCAAACCAAATATCGGGCATTTGAGCGCGGCTGCGGGTATTGCCGGCCTCATCAAGACCATCCTCATGCTGGAACGGCGCGAGATCCCTCCCCTCGCTCTGTTTCGAAAGCAGAATCCCGCTTTGCCGCTGTCGGACGCTTCACCCTTCATCATCAACACGGAGCTGCGTGAGTGGCAATCGACCGGCGGTCCAAGACGAGCCGGGGTCAGTTCCTTCGGCCTGGGAGGCACCAACGCACACGTCGTCCTGGAAGAGGCGCCACAGCTGCACCAGCCGATCGAGCGCGACATGCAGACTGAGATCTTTCCCATTTCGGCGCGTTCGCGATCGACCCTCGATCAAACGCTGCACCGCCTTTCGCAGCATGTTCAGAACTCGTCCGGGCCTCTCTCGGACATTGCGTATACGCTTCAAAGCGGTCGCACGGCGTTCACGCATCGACGGGCGATCGTCACGCGCGAAGGCGCAGCCCCCAATTTTCTCGGCGAAGACACCGTCGAAGGAGCCGCCGACCCCACCGCGCCCGACGTGGTATTCCTGTTTCCAGGCCAAGGGGTCCAGATCCCAGGAATCGCGCGGGGCCTTTCGCGAAGCGACCCCGCATTTGCCGAGGCTGTCGAGACCGCAGTCTCCCTGCTCCCCGACAGTATCAAGGACGACATCAGGCTGGTTCTGTTCGCGACGGGCGAGAAGGCACGGCTTACGTTCCTCGACACCAGCATCGCCCAGCCCGCGCTCTTTATTCTCCAATATGCGCTGGCTCGCCGCTTCACTGACCTCGGCGTGCGCCCTTCTCTCCTGATCGGACACAGCGTCGGGGAGTATGCGGCGGCTCACTTCGCGGGGATTTTGGCGCTCAAGGATGCATTGAACTTGCTCGTCGAGCGTGGGCGGCTGCTCAAGTCGACGGGCGAAGGTTCAATGCTCGCACTCGCCCTGGGAATTGAGGAGGCCCGTCGCCTTTTGGGTCCCGGCTGCAACATCGCCGCTTTCAATGCGCCTGACTCGGTTGTCGTGTCGGGTCACCCGGCCGCAATCGACGCCCTCGCAGCTTCCGCCGAAAACGCCGACTTGCCTTTTGCCAGATTGCAGACGTCTCGCGCATTTCATTCCGCCCTCGTCGAACCGATCCTGTCGCAATTCCGGGCGTGCGCCTCGGCGGTCGCGTTCTCGCCTGCCAAGGTGCCCGTTATTTCCACCGTGACTGGAATGATCGTCCCCCCCGGGGATCTCATGGACGCCGACTATTGGACGCTCCAACTGCGACAGCCGGTTCGCTTTCAGCAAGCCATCATGACGGCGCTCGAAAAGCCCGGGCGGGTGTTTCTGGAAATCGGTCCCGACGCCACGCTTTCGCGCCTCGCCCAACGAAACGACCAGAAGCACACCTCCAAGGCGATCATACCCGCAATGGACGGATCGAACGATCTGCCCGTGGCGCACAGGCTGGCTCGGTCAGTCGCGAGACTATGGACGACTGGTGTCCCGATCAAATGGGACGCATGGCGTGACAGAAGCACTTCGCGGCGCGTGGCTCTTCCCCTCACGTCTTTCGAGCGCACGCGCCATTCTTTCGATCCGCCGCGATATGACGCGACCGATGCGAACGATCGGCCGCCTGCTGCGATCGAGCGCCGCGCCGTTGACCGCTGGCTGTATCAGCAGGCCTGGCGCCCAGCCAAACTCGACGATTTGCCGGCAACGCCGGCGGGCCAGGGGACGGTCCTGATCCTTGCCAACCAGAATGCATTCGGCGTCGCGCTCGAGCGAGAGGTTCGACAACATGGCTGGGAAACCGTCAAGGTCACACCGGGCACGGCGTTTCGGGACGACGGCGCCGAGATTACCGTCGACCCATCCGAGGAAAATGCCTGTCGCAAGCTTGACGAGCTCCTGGCGGCACGCGGCGTCAGGCTCAGCGCGATCTTTCATGCGTGGCTGATCACCGACCAGACGGCGTCGCACGACCGGACAGTCGAGCTCGGCTTCAACACACTCTTGAATCTGAGCGCGGCGTTCGTGGACGGAGCCGACGATCCCCCGTCCGTCGTCGCTTTTTCGCGTCAGCTCTTTGGTGTCGTGCCTGGCGATGACGTGTCGCCCAACGCAGCGCTGTTGCAGGGACCGATCAAGGTCATCCCGCAAGAATATCCCCATGCGCGAAGCCGGCTCGTCGACCTGCCCGCCGGACGCTTCTCCATCGCAGCCGCCGTTCGAGCTGCCCTGGCTCCCTCACTCGGCGACGTTGTGGCGTTGCGCGGGGAGGATGTTTACGTTCCCTTCTTCGAACCGATTCCAAAAACAGTCCGCGAAGATCTCCGCCTGCGAGACGGCGGCACCTATCTGATCACCGGTGGACTCGGCGGGATCGGCCTGTCGATCGCGACGTACCTCGCCCGCAACTATCGAGCCAATTTGATCCTCACAGGCAGAGAAGGACTGCCCGAACCGGCCACCTGGGAGCGGCTCCTCGCGGAGCGCGATCCCAACGATCGCGTATGCAAGCGAATACGATCCGTGCTGGACCTGAGGAAGCTCGGCGCGGATGTCACGACCTGCTGTGCAGACACCTCCGACGCCCGCGCGATGGGTGAGGTCGTCCAGGCAGCGATCGCCCGTTTCTCCACCATTGATGGCGCCATCCATGCCGCCGGCCTTCCCGGATCCAGCCTGCTGTCCACGCTTTCCACGACCAAGGCCCTCGCTGTCCTCAGGCCGAAGACGCAGGGCGCCCTCGTTCTCGCCGACGTCCTTCGGGCGGCGTCGCCCAAATTCATTGCGCTCTGCTCCTCCCATAACTCCGTGCTCGGCCGCGTTGGACAGAGCGACTATTGCGCCGCCAACGCGTTTCTCGATGCGATGGCGACGGCCGGCCTCGATTACACGCATGTCGTTTCGCTGAATTGGGGGGCGTGGAAAGACGTCGGGATGGCGGTCGACACCGTCGTTCCCCAGGAGCTCAAGGACTGGCGCGAGCGAACGCTGGCCGGTGCAATTTCGCCACGCGAAGGAGCGGAGGCTTTCGAACTCGCGGTGACCACCGGCCTGCGCCAGGTCATCATCTCGGTCGACGATTTTCAGACCGTGGTCGAGCGGCATCTGCATTCGGAGCAGGACCGGATCGGTCATGCCCTGCACGAGCTTGCGGCAACAAAGCCGACGCATGTTCAATCCGAAGGACGTGCCGACTACGTCGCCCCCCGGAACGACCTCGAACGTCAGATTGCCCGAATTTGGGAGCAAGTCCTGGGCGTCGCGACGATCGGCATTCGAGATGACTTCCTTTCGCTCGGCGGTCACTCGCTCGTGGCGACAAAGCTGCTTGCCCGCTTGCGGAAGGAGACCGGCAAGCACCTCAGCCTCCGCGACTTCATGGCGGCGCCGACCATTGCAGGCATAAGCGAGGCGCTGAAGGACGGCGCATACCAGCAGGCGCCTTCGCTGGCAGCACCAACGATCACCCGCGTCGCGAGGCTGCAGAGTGCCAGCGTGCCGCAATTGTCCCCTAACTGGCTGAACTCGGACGAGACCCTCACACCCCTGGGATTCAGCCTGTTCTTCTTCTCGGCTTGCGACAGCTCGCAAGGGCGCTCCAAATACGATTTGCTGATGAACTGCGCGCGATTTGCCGACGAGAGAGGCTTTGAGGCCATCTGGACGCCGGAGCGTCATTTCAACAATTTCGGCGGGCTTTACGCCAACCCGGCGATCACAGGCGCAGCTCTTGCCACCACCACCTCCCGTGTTGGAATCCGCGCCGGAAGCGTCATCCTGCCTCTTCACCATCCCGTTCGCGTCGCCGAGGAATGGTCGATGGTCGACAATCTGTCCGGCGGCCGCACAGCGATCGCTTTCGGCTCGGGCTGGCACGTCAACGACTTCGTTCTGGCGCCAGACGCACATCAAAAGCGCAAGGACATGATGCTAAAAGGCATTGAGGTCGTTCAAAAGCTTTGGCGCGGCGAGACCATAGCCGCGGTCAACGGCGCGAACCGCAATGTGACAACGCGGACATTTCCGAGACCGACGCAGAAGGAGCTGCCGATCTGGCTGACCGCAGAATCACCGGATTCATTCGTCACGGCCGGGAAATTGGGCTTCAACGTGCTGACGGCCCTGCTGCATCAGTCGATGAACGATCTGGAAAAGAACATCGCAGCTTATCGTCAGGCCTATGTCGCATCGGGACGCGATCCGCGGGGCGCCAAGGTTACGCTCATGCAGCATACCTATGTCGGAGACGATGAGCCGACTGTTCTGACGAAGGCCAAGGCCGGCTACACGGAGTATGTCCGATCCAACATGTTGCTGCAGTCCAGCAACGCCCAGGGCATCGGCGGCGAGGACTTCGAGACCGCGTCCGAAGCCGACATCCGGCAACTTGCCGACCGTGCGTTCGACCGAATCCGGGAAATAACGGGGCTCGTGGGAACCGTCGAAAGTTGCGTGAGGAAAGTCCAGCGTCTGCGGCAGGCGGGCGTGAATGAAATTGCGTGCCTGATCGATTTCATGCCGAACGAGGACGAAATCCTGGAGATGCTCGAGGCCCTCGATCGTCTCAGGCTCGAAAGCGCCGCCCATCCCCTAGCGACCACAGCGTGA